CTCGAAGCTCCGGGACGGCTGACGCCATCGGGCGGCCGCCCCCCCTGCAAGGCGAGGGCGATTTCGCATGCGGCAGAAATCGTGAATCACCGGTTGCCGATACGCAGGTTGGCCGTGGCAAGAAAGATTTCGCGCAGGAACCAGAGAAGTCCAATAACCATAAGGAACATAGCCATTATGAAGAGCATGGCGACAGGTATGGCGAAATTGAAATGGACAAACGAGCCCAGGAAGAGAACGGCGATTACGCTGCAGATCAACAATGCCGTCATCGTACAACAGGTGATGGCCAGGTTGATGAGCTTGGCGCGGCGGGAGAGGATGCAGAGATGAGCCGTAATGCCGGCCACATCTTCCGGCGCCGCGTTCTCCAGCCTCCCCTCCAGGAGCCTGGCCCGGTCAATGACCCGTCCCAGGCGGTTCGTCATCACCCCCAGAATGGCACCTATGGCGGTAAGCAAAAAAACAGGGGCAACCGCCAGGTGAATGGCATTGGAAACATTGCTTATGTCGTACAGTTCACGCATTAATTTCTCTCCGCCATATATGTAGTTTTTTCCGGTGACCGCGCCAGCGCGGCACGCCTGCCCCGGCACTCAGCCGTTCTTCCCCGAAAAAGAGCCGACCCACGACGCCGTGGTCATCACCGTGGCGAACATAAGCTGCTGGGTCACCAGCACCGCCCGATGCAACTCTTCGGCAGTGACGGAGCCGGCGTTGTTTGAAAACGCCAGCGTCCCCGTGGCATCGGAGAGGAACTCCACGGCGAAGCCCCGGTGAAACGCCTCGCGGGAAGTGGTGTCGCAGCACATCTGGGTCATGTAGCCGCTGATGACCACGGTGCCGATCCCCCGCTCCCGGAGCCAGGACTCCAGGCCCGTGTTCGTGAAGCTCCCCGGCAACTGTTTCTCCAGCAGCAGGTCATGGGGGCGCCGGGCCACCTCGGGGTGAAGGTCCCAGGCAGGAGTTCCCGGCTGAAAGCTCCCCGCACCGGGGCGGGGCGAAGAATGACGGACGACAACCACCGGAATGCCGTTCGCCGTGGCGGCATCCATGGCCGCAAGGATATTGACGAAACTCCCCGCCGGATGGGTCACAGGCAACGCGCCGGTGAAGTATTCATTTTGCACGTCGATGATCAGCAATGCCTTTTTCATGGTCCTCCGTCCTTTCTTCTATGTATCGATTATAACTCTACCGAATACCTCAACCTGGTGCCAGTCGATTATTTCCACAACGGCCCGTAGGTCCATCGGCCCTTTGGACGTCGACAGGATCAGCCGAATCATCAAGCGGTCAGCGCGGGTAATCAATCTTACCGGCAATAACGGCGGCTCGGCATGACCTGCGCGGCAGGGTACTATCCTGCCGCGTCAGCATCTATGTCGGTGTTGGGCCACTCCACTCGACAAGGTAGCCCATATTGCAAACTTTAAGTTGACAATATTGCGAGGTCTGTTTTACAAATATATATGCAACGGTTTGCAATTACCTGCCATCGAGGGGTGCTATGGAAATCAGAGAATATATCTGCGAATCAGTATTCAAAAACCAAGCTCAAAAGCTTTCGAGATCAGTTTCAGAACACTTCGGCATAAGCCGACAAGCAGCGCAAAAGCACGTCAAAAAGCTGGTAGATGAAGGCATATTGATAATGTCCGGCACTACTAACTCCGCTAAATACAAGTTGGCGTCAATGTCCGACAAATCAACTATGTTTAAGATTTCTCCAGAAATAAATGAAGATGTGGTGTGGCGCTCATTCATTAGGCCAGAATTGGATGAGATACCACACAATGTTCTCTCTATCTGTCAGTATGGCTTTACAGAAATGTTTAATAACGTTATTGATCATTCAGAAGGAACTGACGTAATTGTAGCAGTACAGAGATCGGCATACCACCTAGAGCTGTCGGTCAAAGATAATGGTGTTGGTATATTCCGTAAAATTAAACGTGTTTTTGGCTTGGATGACGAACGTCATGCAATTCTTG
The nucleotide sequence above comes from Geobacter benzoatilyticus. Encoded proteins:
- a CDS encoding cysteine hydrolase family protein; translated protein: MKKALLIIDVQNEYFTGALPVTHPAGSFVNILAAMDAATANGIPVVVVRHSSPRPGAGSFQPGTPAWDLHPEVARRPHDLLLEKQLPGSFTNTGLESWLRERGIGTVVISGYMTQMCCDTTSREAFHRGFAVEFLSDATGTLAFSNNAGSVTAEELHRAVLVTQQLMFATVMTTASWVGSFSGKNG
- a CDS encoding DUF2721 domain-containing protein, with the translated sequence MRELYDISNVSNAIHLAVAPVFLLTAIGAILGVMTNRLGRVIDRARLLEGRLENAAPEDVAGITAHLCILSRRAKLINLAITCCTMTALLICSVIAVLFLGSFVHFNFAIPVAMLFIMAMFLMVIGLLWFLREIFLATANLRIGNR